From the Sebastes fasciatus isolate fSebFas1 chromosome 3, fSebFas1.pri, whole genome shotgun sequence genome, one window contains:
- the chchd10 gene encoding coiled-coil-helix-coiled-coil-helix domain-containing protein 10, mitochondrial → MSRGSRSRPAAQAPAPTSPALSHASAPAHSPPSALAPAPAQSQGPGLMAQMATTAAGVAVGSAVGHVVGSALTGAFSGSSSSEPAKPTYQEPPRPAPAQPGPCHFEVKQFLDCATNQTDLSLCEGFNEALKQCKYSHGVTSLV, encoded by the exons ATGTCCAGAGGAAGCCGCAGCCGCCCCGCAGCTCAAGCTCCGGCTCCCaccag CCCAGCTCTATCCCATGCTTCAGCCCCCGCTCATTCGCCTCCTTCCGCCCTGGCCCCAGCTCCAGCTCAGTCCCAGGGTCCGGGCCTCATGGCCCAGATGGCTACCACAGCTGCTGGGGTGGCAGTAGGCTCGGCTGTGGGCCACGTCGTTGGCAGCGCCCTCACAGGAGCGTTTAGTGGCAGCAGCAGTTCAGAGCCAGCCAAGCCTACATACCAG GAGCCCCCCCGGCCTGCTCCAGCCCAGCCAGGCCCATGTCACTTTGAGGTCAAACAGTTCCTGGACTGTGCCACCAACCAGACTGACCTGAGTTTATGTGAGGGCTTCAATGAGGCGCTCAAACAGTGCAAGTACTCCCACG GTGTAACGTCCCTGgtgtga
- the LOC141763150 gene encoding uncharacterized protein LOC141763150, whose translation MSTAMDFHSHIASIMEVLANAAVAEMCKVVEDGYALVHLEISRSQKENEYLHRKIRGLELQTARYRAERGKAAEGSSGVSRAVRLLCRQNRDSLAGPSLQCRTRFLNRDPGTQQFVQKILSINLDQDPDHEVVTTTKTESAEPEEEGKLLIVKVEGTMETGTTNHEAPVDTRTSSRGDAYTTTSLPAATTDARQHSETEGQRCLRSTSSAHHEEEKMHEVQGVTPEKHSPSQTLLGWQESSQTEDRERSSCSTYTAETVAGEASFSRVRTNLASGIPTISKRPQCDMNQASPATKLDTMGIKSLPCAAEDSCGGDDGAEEVTPLIGQDDTGGRSQYQPLLCIQISELPSEVMFEGNATYSLPAFNSPLVSMGAVDSQQQQIQHSWSGIRPMDNGHFSSQNHLYQASSNQNQESGSAQSQQPCLPYACTFCSRRYAHLSKLRLHERFHRGEKPHQCIQCGKSFVQACSLKRHQMVHTGERPFPCPHCGKQFSTSTNLKVHQSIHTGEKSFHCSKCGKNFSFLSNLIKHRALHTAKQSKFHRDQSAL comes from the exons ATGTCGACTGCCATGGACTTCCATTCTCACATTGCCTCCATCATGGAGGTGCTGGCTAACGCGGCCGTCGCGGAAATGTGTAAAGTTGTGGAGGACGGATACGCGCTGGTTCATCTGGAAATATCCCGCAGCCAGAAGGAGAACGAGTACCTGCACAGGAAGATCCGAGGTCTGGAGCTTCAGACCGCCAGGTACCGGGCAGAGAGGGGGAAGGCAGCGGAGGGATCCTCCGGCGTCAGCCGCGCAGTCCGCCTCCTCTGCCGGCAGAACAGGGACTCACTGGCGG GCCCCTCTCTGCAATGCCGGACCAGGTTTCTGAACCGAGACCCAGGAACTCAGCAGTTTGTGCAGAAGATCCTGTCTATCAACCTGGATCAGGACCCTGATCATGAGGTCGTCACCACCACCAAAACTGAG TCAGCGGAGcctgaggaggaggggaagctGCTGATCGTCAAGGTAGAGGGAACAATGGAGACCGGAACCACCAACCACGAGGCACCAGTAGACACCCGcaccagcagcagaggagacgcCTACACCACCACATCACTCCCCGCCGCCACGACGGACGCCAGACAACACAGCGAAACAGAG GGCCAGAGATGTCTGAGAAGCACGAGCAGCGCTCATCACGAGGAGGAAAAGATGCATGAAGTGCAAG GTGTTACCCCAGAGAAACACAGTCCCTCCCAGACGCTGCTGGGATGGCAGGAGAGCAGCCAGACTGAAGATAGGGAGCGGTCATCTTGTTCCACATACACAGCAGAAACTGTAGCAGGAGAGGCATCATTCAGCCGAGTAAGGACAAACCTCGCATCTGGTATCCCCACTATTTCTAAAAGGCCTCAGTGTGACATGAACCAGGCGAGCCCTGCAACCAAGCTGGACACCATGGGGATAAAGTCACTTCCCTGTGCAGCGGAGGACAGCTGCGGTGGAGATGATGGAGCTGAGGAAGTGACACCTCTCATAGGTCAGGACGACACCGGTGGGAGGTCACAGTATCAACCGCTGCTGTGTATTCAGATCAGTGAGCTACCCAGTGAAGTGATGTTTGAAGGGAATGCAACCTACAGCCTTCCTGCCTTTAACAGTCCTCTGGTTAGCATGGGGGCAGTGGACTCCCAGCAACAGCAAATCCAGCATTCTTGGTCTGGAATCCGGCCGATGGACAACGGTCACTTCTCCAGTCAAAACCACCTTTATCAAGCATCCAGCAATCAGAACCAGGAGTCTGGGTCAGCACAGTCCCAGCAGCCCTGCCTCCCCTATGCCTGCACCTTCTGTTCACGGCGCTACGCCCACCTGTCCAAGCTGCGCCTCCATGAACGCTTTCACAGAGGGGAGAAGCCGCACCAGTGCATCCAGTGCGGGAAGAGCTTCGTCCAGGCCTGCAGCCTCAAGCGCCACCAGATGGTCCACACGGGGGAGAGGCCGTTCCCTTGCCCCCACTGTGGGAAGCAGTTCTCCACCTCTACCAACCTGAAGGTCCACCAAAGCATCCACACCGGGGAGAAGAGCTTCCACTGCTCCAAGTGTGGCAAGAACTTCTCATTCCTCAGCAACCTCATCAAGCACCGGGCTCTGCACACTGCCAAGCAGAGCAAGTTCCACAGGGACCAGTCTGCTTTGTAA